The proteins below come from a single Holdemania massiliensis genomic window:
- a CDS encoding 5-bromo-4-chloroindolyl phosphate hydrolysis family protein → MTGKTEIIRKPSPWPILIAALAWAIVCLILPMIQLWHYLAALAAGGIAYGIARHQIPDQEIEVEIPLTPLQQQQLQQLEAARSALTGLQQAAAKVEDPAMTQDLRKIESVCRQIVEEMEKQQRFNDQARRLVDYYLPMLTKLLETYDELEADPLQTQNIQNSRQNIKKTVKLCAEAFVKQWDDLHEHQSMEIQADSDVLETLLVKQGLVSPGQKEDKA, encoded by the coding sequence ATGACTGGGAAAACAGAAATCATCCGAAAGCCTTCGCCCTGGCCTATTCTCATCGCTGCTTTGGCGTGGGCGATTGTTTGTCTGATTTTGCCGATGATCCAGCTCTGGCACTATCTAGCTGCACTTGCGGCTGGCGGGATCGCTTATGGGATTGCCCGCCATCAAATTCCGGATCAGGAAATCGAAGTGGAGATTCCGCTGACTCCGCTGCAGCAACAGCAGCTTCAGCAGCTGGAGGCGGCCCGTTCTGCCTTAACTGGGCTGCAGCAGGCAGCCGCGAAGGTTGAGGATCCGGCCATGACTCAGGATCTGCGGAAGATTGAATCTGTCTGCCGTCAGATCGTCGAGGAAATGGAAAAGCAGCAGCGCTTTAACGATCAGGCTCGCCGGCTGGTTGATTATTACCTGCCGATGCTGACGAAGCTGTTGGAAACCTATGATGAGCTGGAAGCGGATCCGCTGCAGACGCAGAACATTCAGAATTCCCGTCAGAATATCAAGAAAACTGTGAAGCTGTGCGCCGAAGCGTTTGTTAAGCAGTGGGATGATCTGCATGAACATCAGTCAATGGAAATTCAGGCCGACAGTGATGTGCTGGAAACGCTGCTGGTCAAGCAAGGTTTAGTATCGCCGGGACAAAAGGAGGATAAGGCATGA
- a CDS encoding Gfo/Idh/MocA family protein, with protein sequence MKMGTIGTGMITEWLNTAFEDNGLECTAVYSRKEETGRRLADKYNMPKVYTDLDAMLHDEELDCIYIASPNSLHYSQAIKALEAGKNVILEKPFVSTIEECRTLIETAKKHHRFLFEAITVPYNPNYQVIQERIAELGSLKMVQCNFSQYSSKFDKFKNNENPNVFNPQFSGGALMDINIYNAHFIIGLFGAPKSLKYVPNIAANGIDTSGILVFDYDGFLACGIGCKDSASENICQLQGDNGYIVVHSASSVCAKAEVWLKGAKEPEVIDLMEGHGGHYFEVKNFKQMIENEDYEGCYQKLEYSYKVMELVHTARLAAGVRFAADQK encoded by the coding sequence ATGAAAATGGGAACGATTGGCACAGGCATGATTACAGAGTGGCTGAACACAGCCTTTGAGGACAACGGATTAGAATGTACCGCAGTCTATTCCCGCAAAGAGGAAACCGGTCGGCGGTTGGCTGACAAATACAACATGCCGAAGGTGTATACGGATTTGGATGCAATGCTTCATGATGAAGAACTGGACTGCATCTATATTGCTTCACCCAACAGTCTGCATTATTCGCAAGCGATAAAGGCGTTGGAAGCCGGCAAGAATGTCATTTTGGAGAAACCATTTGTTTCCACAATTGAGGAATGTCGGACCTTGATTGAAACTGCCAAGAAACATCACCGTTTCTTATTTGAGGCGATTACGGTACCGTACAATCCGAACTATCAGGTCATTCAAGAACGGATTGCCGAACTGGGCTCACTGAAGATGGTGCAGTGCAATTTCTCCCAGTATTCCAGCAAGTTTGACAAGTTTAAAAACAATGAAAATCCAAACGTTTTCAATCCGCAGTTTTCCGGCGGCGCGCTGATGGACATTAATATTTATAACGCGCACTTTATTATCGGCTTATTCGGTGCGCCAAAATCCTTGAAGTATGTTCCAAACATCGCAGCCAATGGCATTGATACTTCGGGCATTCTCGTTTTTGATTATGATGGTTTTCTGGCCTGCGGTATCGGCTGCAAGGATTCCGCAAGTGAAAATATCTGTCAGCTGCAGGGCGACAACGGATATATCGTCGTTCACAGCGCGTCTTCCGTCTGCGCGAAAGCGGAAGTCTGGCTGAAAGGCGCGAAAGAACCGGAAGTCATCGACCTGATGGAAGGCCATGGCGGACATTACTTTGAGGTCAAGAACTTCAAGCAGATGATCGAGAACGAGGATTATGAAGGCTGTTATCAAAAGCTTGAATATTCCTATAAGGTCATGGAACTTGTCCATACCGCGCGTTTAGCGGCTGGCGTTCGATTCGCGGCTGATCAGAAATAA